Proteins from a genomic interval of Candidatus Hinthialibacter antarcticus:
- a CDS encoding prepilin-type N-terminal cleavage/methylation domain-containing protein — MNTRGFTLIELLIVVAIIGILAAIAVPNFLNAQMRAKIARVQGDLRAMKTAIEMYALDNNGYPNACTLEFQGTGHQFRAGEIMEPIEYTTVIPIDPFNTEEGSRTSSFARNEYFYVDKNLSRTDCTWPGTIVDWTVENSVGGPSRAVYVLASQGPDNLSEIQDQRVSPMFDATNGLISQGDIIVFGP; from the coding sequence ATGAATACGCGTGGTTTTACCCTGATCGAATTGCTGATTGTCGTCGCCATTATTGGCATCCTCGCTGCGATTGCCGTTCCTAATTTTCTCAACGCCCAAATGAGGGCCAAAATCGCCCGCGTCCAGGGCGACCTTCGCGCCATGAAAACCGCTATCGAAATGTACGCTCTTGATAACAATGGCTATCCGAACGCTTGTACGCTTGAATTTCAAGGTACTGGTCATCAGTTTCGCGCGGGTGAAATCATGGAGCCGATTGAATACACTACGGTCATCCCTATTGATCCATTCAATACGGAAGAAGGCAGCCGCACCAGTTCATTCGCCCGCAACGAATATTTTTATGTCGACAAAAACCTGTCGCGCACCGACTGCACATGGCCGGGAACCATCGTTGACTGGACAGTTGAAAACTCTGTCGGCGGGCCTTCGCGGGCGGTTTATGTATTAGCCAGCCAGGGGCCTGATAACCTCTCGGAGATTCAAGACCAGAGAGTTTCTCCCATGTTTGACGCCACCAACGGGCTCATCAGCCAGGGCGACATCATCGTCTTTGGCCCGTGA
- a CDS encoding polymer-forming cytoskeletal protein yields MAERDANRSVIGPGVETEGTLRSKGDVTVDGTMNGHLIAQGDVIVSKSGRVNGDLEIQSIHVDGTIKGPIVASKRVVLSQTCDIESLVVSPSLKVEPGARLLGTFCVTPDVAERERALGGQMTVKQNPKPQKVSFKFVGKDAKVVGLFGDFNQWDEKKPLPLSASNGAWTLDLELPPGRYEYLFLVDGEHCPDPNNSEKKKNEYGGENSVMHVS; encoded by the coding sequence ATGGCTGAACGCGACGCAAACCGAAGCGTAATCGGGCCAGGCGTTGAGACCGAGGGGACGCTACGGTCTAAAGGCGATGTCACCGTAGACGGAACCATGAACGGTCACCTGATTGCCCAGGGAGACGTGATCGTTTCCAAAAGCGGACGGGTGAATGGCGACTTGGAAATTCAGAGCATCCATGTCGATGGGACCATTAAAGGCCCCATCGTTGCGTCAAAGCGGGTGGTGTTGAGCCAGACCTGTGATATAGAATCCCTGGTGGTGTCTCCTTCGTTAAAGGTCGAACCAGGCGCGCGTCTGCTTGGCACATTCTGTGTGACGCCGGACGTGGCGGAGCGCGAGCGCGCGCTGGGCGGACAGATGACCGTCAAGCAAAACCCCAAACCTCAAAAAGTTTCGTTTAAATTCGTCGGCAAAGACGCGAAAGTGGTCGGGCTGTTCGGCGACTTCAATCAGTGGGATGAAAAGAAGCCTCTCCCGCTTAGCGCGTCGAACGGCGCCTGGACGCTTGATCTTGAATTACCGCCGGGCCGCTATGAATACCTGTTCTTAGTTGATGGAGAGCATTGTCCCGACCCCAATAATTCTGAAAAAAAGAAGAACGAATACGGCGGCGAAAATTCCGTCATGCATGTGTCATGA
- the rimK gene encoding 30S ribosomal protein S6--L-glutamate ligase, which produces MKIAILSRNRHSYSTRRLREAAVRRGHRAIVLDTLRFSIGLEAENPELYYRSKPLSTYNAVIPRIGASITFYGLAVVRQFEQMGLYCANESIAIARSRDKLRAMQILSRHDIGIPPTAFVRDKKDVLSAIERVGGAPVIIKVLEGTQGVGVILADTNKIAEAIIETLHGAKQNVLIQKFVKESKGKDIRAIVVGDRVVTAMRRMAVGDEFRSNVHRGGSTEIVQLDEEYERTAIRASQIIGLRVAGVDMLESEDGPQVMEVNSSPGLEGIETATGIDIADAIIEDTENQVLFPDVDLRQRLRLAAGYGIAELDVHNMPELENVALRDTPLTEQNIHVIHITRNKSIITNPKGDEVIEPGDELLCYGELQALRALVPEKKSRAKKKRSTVKKLDDKTKTS; this is translated from the coding sequence GTGAAAATTGCTATCTTGTCGCGAAACCGCCACTCATATAGCACCCGGCGGCTCCGCGAAGCTGCTGTCCGGCGCGGGCACCGCGCCATTGTGTTAGATACGCTGCGCTTTTCAATTGGGCTTGAAGCCGAAAATCCTGAACTGTATTACCGTTCAAAACCTCTTTCTACTTACAACGCTGTGATTCCGCGGATTGGCGCGTCGATCACATTTTACGGCTTGGCGGTGGTTCGCCAGTTTGAACAGATGGGGCTATATTGCGCGAACGAGTCAATCGCTATCGCGCGTTCACGCGACAAATTACGCGCTATGCAAATTCTCAGCCGCCATGATATCGGAATTCCTCCAACGGCGTTTGTGCGCGATAAAAAGGATGTGCTCTCCGCGATTGAGAGAGTCGGCGGGGCGCCGGTCATTATCAAAGTTCTTGAGGGGACCCAGGGCGTCGGCGTGATTCTGGCGGATACGAATAAAATCGCAGAAGCGATTATCGAAACGCTGCATGGCGCCAAGCAGAATGTGCTGATCCAAAAATTTGTGAAAGAAAGCAAGGGCAAAGACATACGCGCCATCGTGGTCGGCGACCGCGTGGTGACGGCAATGCGCCGCATGGCGGTCGGAGATGAGTTTCGTAGTAATGTTCATCGCGGTGGGAGTACGGAAATCGTCCAACTGGACGAAGAATACGAACGGACGGCGATTCGCGCCTCGCAGATCATTGGTTTGCGGGTGGCGGGCGTTGATATGCTTGAATCAGAAGACGGCCCGCAGGTGATGGAAGTGAATTCATCGCCCGGGTTGGAAGGCATCGAAACCGCAACCGGAATTGATATAGCCGACGCCATAATCGAAGATACCGAAAATCAAGTTTTGTTCCCGGATGTAGACCTCCGCCAACGGCTTCGTTTGGCGGCTGGGTATGGCATTGCAGAGTTAGACGTTCATAACATGCCCGAGTTAGAAAACGTGGCGTTACGCGACACGCCGCTAACAGAACAGAATATCCATGTCATCCATATTACGCGCAACAAATCGATTATTACTAACCCCAAAGGCGATGAAGTGATCGAGCCGGGCGATGAGTTGTTGTGCTACGGAGAACTTCAGGCCTTGCGCGCCTTAGTTCCTGAGAAGAAGAGCCGCGCCAAAAAAAAACGGAGCACAGTTAAGAAATTAGATGACAAAACGAAAACCTCTTAA
- a CDS encoding uroporphyrinogen decarboxylase family protein, with product MSDHAEQLYQQRLKRYTTAMRNEKPDCVPIRPFVAEFTAKYAGYTCQQVTHDFNLAFEAAIKCATDFDWDAVVGNMVYVWTGLVDAAGLKYYMIPGIDAPADGCFQYIEPADESKAHMHADEYDLLIANPTEFLANVWLPRVSRDVVAPGEPNTARNNLSWLKGGMATLQYFQAFGAQHERMKNEVGVVPALMGCLKAPFDIIVDKLRGYNPMCMDLFQRPEKVAAACEAMAPHMMFNALAGADPEKNVPISLWMHRGCTPFLSPEQFEKYYWPTLKEITIEIHKQGWQTIYYAEGNWDHHLKYFAELPAGSIIYHVDRGDIFEAHRVLGDKFCISGGLPNELLTFGTPQEVRDYCKKLIDGVGRDGGYIMDAGAIMQNDPQIENVKAMTEFTREYGVY from the coding sequence ATGTCAGATCATGCTGAGCAACTCTACCAACAGCGCCTGAAACGATACACCACCGCAATGCGAAACGAAAAGCCGGATTGTGTTCCTATCCGGCCCTTTGTCGCGGAATTTACCGCGAAATATGCGGGTTATACCTGCCAGCAGGTCACTCACGATTTCAATTTAGCATTCGAAGCCGCGATCAAATGCGCGACCGATTTTGATTGGGACGCCGTGGTCGGCAACATGGTCTATGTCTGGACAGGACTCGTTGACGCTGCTGGATTGAAGTATTACATGATCCCCGGTATTGATGCGCCCGCCGATGGATGCTTTCAATACATTGAACCCGCTGACGAATCAAAAGCGCACATGCATGCGGACGAGTATGACCTGCTGATCGCAAACCCGACTGAGTTTCTCGCCAACGTCTGGCTGCCCCGCGTCTCCCGCGATGTGGTTGCGCCCGGCGAACCCAACACGGCGCGAAACAACCTGTCATGGCTCAAGGGCGGCATGGCGACGCTGCAATATTTCCAGGCGTTTGGCGCCCAACATGAGCGCATGAAGAATGAAGTCGGCGTTGTCCCGGCCTTGATGGGGTGTTTGAAAGCGCCGTTCGATATCATCGTTGACAAACTGCGCGGCTATAACCCGATGTGTATGGACCTCTTCCAGCGCCCTGAGAAAGTCGCCGCCGCTTGCGAAGCCATGGCGCCGCACATGATGTTTAATGCACTCGCTGGCGCCGATCCCGAGAAGAACGTCCCCATTTCGTTATGGATGCACCGGGGCTGTACGCCGTTTTTGTCGCCGGAGCAGTTTGAGAAATACTACTGGCCGACGCTCAAAGAAATCACCATCGAAATTCACAAACAGGGATGGCAGACCATCTATTACGCCGAAGGCAACTGGGACCATCATCTCAAATATTTCGCTGAACTGCCTGCGGGCAGCATCATCTATCACGTGGATCGCGGCGACATCTTTGAAGCCCATCGCGTGTTGGGCGACAAGTTCTGCATCAGCGGCGGCCTGCCCAATGAACTGCTGACGTTTGGAACGCCGCAAGAAGTGCGCGATTATTGTAAGAAACTTATCGACGGCGTCGGGCGCGACGGCGGCTACATCATGGATGCGGGCGCGATTATGCAGAACGATCCGCAAATTGAAAACGTCAAAGCCATGACCGAATTTACCCGCGAATACGGCGTCTATTGA
- a CDS encoding succinylglutamate desuccinylase/aspartoacylase family protein, which yields MTKRKPLKINGRTIRSGEAVDLHIEFSESYLGIPVSIPVSVFRAAKTGPRVYFTGAVHGDELTGIGIIRELLFNQPPSLLRGTLICAPVVNIYGLENHSRYLPDRRDLNRSFPGSPTGSLTSRLAHRVYTDIISQCDYGVDFHSAAVRRTNYPNVRADMRKPEVRRLARAFGCELIVNSKGPENSLRRITVQNGISTIILEAGEVWRIEQGVVDIGVRGCLNVLKELNMLEGEPEPPPYHLTIDKTMWVRAQRGGFLTFYARPGDLVHEGEELATNYSIFGREKNVLTSPTFGVVLGMSTMPAVQPGEPVYHIAILSERTYKRIKRIRSESVLVDDPFQTMRDHFTVKVATEERQDNDVS from the coding sequence ATGACAAAACGAAAACCTCTTAAAATCAACGGTCGCACCATTCGTTCTGGAGAAGCCGTCGATCTCCACATTGAATTCAGCGAATCCTATTTGGGGATTCCCGTTTCGATTCCCGTCAGCGTGTTTCGCGCAGCCAAAACCGGACCGCGCGTTTATTTTACAGGCGCGGTGCATGGCGACGAACTGACTGGGATCGGGATTATCCGTGAGTTATTGTTTAATCAACCGCCTTCGCTTCTACGCGGGACGCTGATCTGTGCGCCTGTGGTTAATATTTATGGCTTAGAAAACCACTCCCGCTACTTGCCTGACCGACGCGATTTGAACCGCTCCTTTCCTGGTTCGCCGACAGGCAGCCTGACCAGCCGATTGGCCCATCGGGTGTATACCGACATTATTTCGCAATGCGACTATGGAGTCGATTTTCATAGCGCGGCGGTGAGACGGACAAACTACCCAAATGTTCGCGCCGACATGCGTAAACCTGAAGTGCGGCGTCTGGCGCGCGCATTCGGCTGCGAATTGATTGTAAATTCAAAAGGCCCTGAAAATTCATTACGCCGCATAACTGTGCAAAATGGAATTTCAACGATTATTTTAGAAGCAGGCGAAGTGTGGCGCATCGAACAAGGCGTAGTTGATATTGGCGTACGCGGTTGTTTGAATGTGCTAAAAGAGTTGAACATGCTTGAAGGCGAACCTGAGCCTCCGCCGTATCATCTTACCATTGATAAAACGATGTGGGTGCGCGCCCAACGCGGCGGGTTTCTGACGTTTTACGCCCGGCCGGGCGACTTGGTGCATGAGGGCGAAGAACTCGCAACCAATTACAGCATTTTTGGCCGCGAAAAAAATGTATTAACTTCGCCAACTTTCGGCGTAGTTCTTGGTATGAGCACTATGCCCGCCGTGCAGCCGGGCGAGCCAGTTTACCATATTGCGATTTTATCTGAACGCACCTACAAGCGCATCAAGCGTATCCGCAGCGAATCGGTCCTCGTGGATGATCCATTTCAAACCATGCGGGATCACTTTACCGTCAAAGTCGCCACCGAAGAGCGGCAGGATAATGATGTGTCTTGA
- a CDS encoding cobalamin-dependent protein (Presence of a B(12) (cobalamin)-binding domain implies dependence on cobalamin itself, in one of its several forms, or in some unusual lineages, dependence on a cobalamin-like analog.), with protein MIELHPLAQAMIDLKQDDVKSIVKQLIDDGVSAADIVAYFNSGMVEIGARFESGDCFIPELVIAGKIMEDAMAELKPMLVKEQPVETKGCVVIGTVQHDIHNIGKDIVAMMLRGGGFDVVDLGVNVSPQRFVEAVKNNDATIVALSVLLTTGYQSVTNTITALREAGLRDKVNVILGGAAASEMLAEKTGCDVFGKTAIDAVRQACLAASIN; from the coding sequence ATGATTGAATTGCATCCATTGGCGCAAGCCATGATCGACTTGAAGCAAGACGACGTGAAATCTATTGTCAAACAATTGATCGACGACGGCGTTTCTGCGGCGGATATCGTTGCCTATTTCAATTCCGGCATGGTCGAGATTGGCGCGCGGTTTGAGTCGGGCGATTGCTTTATTCCTGAATTGGTCATCGCAGGAAAAATCATGGAAGACGCCATGGCGGAACTTAAGCCAATGCTAGTCAAAGAACAGCCGGTGGAAACAAAAGGATGCGTCGTGATTGGTACGGTACAGCATGACATTCACAATATCGGCAAAGACATCGTCGCCATGATGTTGCGCGGCGGTGGATTTGACGTTGTCGACCTGGGCGTTAATGTGTCGCCGCAGCGTTTTGTGGAGGCGGTAAAAAACAACGACGCGACCATCGTGGCGCTTAGCGTCTTGTTGACGACGGGGTATCAATCGGTTACGAATACGATCACCGCGTTGCGCGAGGCGGGGTTGCGCGACAAAGTGAATGTTATTCTCGGTGGAGCCGCTGCGTCTGAGATGCTCGCTGAAAAAACAGGATGCGACGTGTTTGGTAAAACGGCGATCGACGCCGTGCGCCAAGCCTGCTTGGCTGCTTCCATTAATTGA
- a CDS encoding iron-containing alcohol dehydrogenase, translating into MKLQDLCPVPLPQAVDLPIEVFIEAGAAQSVPYAVQTHLGQRIFAVADPDTWNAANKVIDLRALFGDQFCVHTLPPHPKGKMELLDELAEQIHDVDGLLAIGSGTINDLVKSLSERFEKPSVVLGTAASMNGYASSIAALMDKGLKVTVPATPPRAIILDLDILKDAPLAMAQAGLADLLSKPVSGADWWVASRLGESEFNPLPGRIVDHAVQQAVANAEGIPSGDLGSLQALAEACVLSGVSMAVAGNSSPASGGEHLISHLWDMERLQQNLPMNLHGAQVGLTVCLSTAIYHALMQYGSPAFPEPPGWEHEAVRIPGDHGILADSVLPQTKLKHDGASARREQLIKLWSQLRQELIDMNIPTPQETHDVLRKAHAPDTLNALSLSTDDALRGLRISRDIRSRYTVLDLAFELGLFPEAIPDILTASGV; encoded by the coding sequence ATGAAACTTCAAGATTTATGTCCCGTACCCTTGCCGCAAGCGGTTGATCTGCCGATAGAGGTTTTTATCGAAGCGGGCGCTGCTCAGTCCGTCCCTTACGCCGTACAAACTCATCTCGGTCAACGCATATTCGCCGTCGCTGATCCTGACACCTGGAACGCCGCCAACAAAGTGATTGACTTGCGCGCTTTATTCGGCGACCAGTTTTGCGTTCATACGCTGCCGCCGCATCCAAAAGGGAAAATGGAACTGCTGGATGAACTGGCTGAGCAGATCCATGATGTAGACGGCTTACTAGCCATCGGCAGCGGGACGATCAATGATCTGGTCAAGAGTTTATCGGAGCGGTTTGAAAAACCCAGCGTCGTTTTAGGGACCGCCGCCAGCATGAACGGTTATGCCAGCAGTATCGCCGCGCTGATGGACAAAGGCTTGAAGGTGACCGTCCCGGCGACGCCGCCTCGCGCAATTATACTTGACCTTGATATTCTCAAAGATGCGCCGCTAGCCATGGCCCAAGCGGGCTTGGCGGATTTATTAAGCAAGCCTGTGAGCGGCGCCGATTGGTGGGTCGCGAGTCGATTGGGCGAGTCGGAATTCAATCCGCTGCCGGGGCGTATCGTTGACCACGCAGTCCAACAAGCGGTTGCAAACGCGGAAGGAATTCCGTCGGGCGATCTTGGCTCCTTGCAAGCCTTAGCGGAAGCCTGCGTCTTAAGCGGCGTTTCGATGGCGGTCGCAGGCAACAGTTCCCCCGCGAGCGGCGGCGAACATCTCATCAGCCATCTGTGGGATATGGAACGCCTTCAACAAAACCTCCCGATGAACCTTCACGGCGCCCAAGTCGGCTTGACCGTGTGCCTCTCCACCGCGATTTACCATGCGCTGATGCAATATGGTTCGCCTGCGTTTCCTGAACCGCCGGGTTGGGAGCATGAAGCCGTGCGTATTCCAGGCGATCATGGCATATTGGCGGATAGCGTCCTGCCCCAAACCAAACTCAAGCATGACGGCGCTTCGGCTCGTCGTGAACAACTCATCAAACTTTGGTCGCAACTGCGCCAGGAATTAATCGACATGAATATCCCCACGCCGCAAGAAACGCACGACGTATTACGCAAAGCGCATGCGCCTGATACATTGAACGCTCTGTCGCTTTCAACCGACGA
- a CDS encoding MarR family transcriptional regulator, with translation MSLKEELRFSHPIKGRAHEAVLNIIYTGKLLDKEAYRILRPHGLTDSQFNVMMLLKYQTEYGESDQTRLGDMLLVNRSNMTGLVDRMEQAGWVERVADANDRRVNRVRLTKAGNALLETAEVVYNESIEKIMQQISDEDAKRICRLLERVRKGL, from the coding sequence ATGTCGCTCAAAGAAGAACTACGCTTTAGTCACCCGATTAAAGGCCGCGCCCATGAGGCCGTTCTCAACATCATATATACGGGAAAATTGCTCGATAAAGAAGCCTACCGAATCTTACGGCCTCATGGTCTCACCGATTCTCAGTTCAATGTAATGATGTTATTGAAATATCAAACCGAATATGGAGAGAGCGATCAGACCCGCCTGGGCGACATGCTGTTGGTGAACCGCTCGAATATGACCGGCCTGGTTGACCGCATGGAACAAGCCGGGTGGGTGGAACGCGTCGCCGACGCCAACGACCGCCGCGTCAATCGGGTGCGTCTCACCAAAGCGGGCAACGCTCTGCTCGAAACCGCTGAAGTGGTCTACAACGAAAGCATTGAAAAGATCATGCAGCAGATCAGTGATGAAGACGCCAAACGAATCTGCCGTCTGTTAGAGCGCGTGAGAAAAGGGCTGTAG
- a CDS encoding RimK/LysX family protein, whose amino-acid sequence MEQEKTVIGWVEPVELVDWGIGRIRAKVDTGARSSALHVDELVDLGDGRIQFYVVLSRKNQEKRVQVVAPLLKTGQVRSSTGKYTTRYFVNTRVRIGHIEKDIEISLVCRKKMIFRMLLGRRALAHDFVVDVSRRDTLRKRKRERTS is encoded by the coding sequence TTGGAACAAGAAAAGACAGTAATTGGATGGGTGGAGCCTGTCGAGTTGGTCGATTGGGGCATCGGAAGAATCCGCGCCAAAGTCGATACAGGCGCCCGAAGCAGCGCGCTGCATGTCGATGAATTGGTTGACCTTGGCGATGGCCGCATTCAGTTTTATGTAGTGTTAAGCAGAAAAAACCAAGAGAAGCGCGTCCAGGTCGTAGCTCCCCTATTAAAAACAGGGCAGGTTCGTTCCAGCACAGGAAAGTATACCACACGCTATTTTGTGAACACGCGCGTCCGAATCGGACATATTGAGAAAGATATAGAGATATCTCTTGTTTGCCGAAAGAAAATGATCTTCCGTATGTTGTTGGGCCGCCGCGCTTTGGCGCACGATTTTGTCGTTGATGTTTCCCGCCGGGACACGCTGCGTAAAAGAAAACGAGAGAGAACCTCCTAG